Proteins co-encoded in one Oncorhynchus kisutch isolate 150728-3 linkage group LG1, Okis_V2, whole genome shotgun sequence genomic window:
- the LOC109864436 gene encoding uncharacterized protein C3orf18 homolog codes for MLQQTSVQRESTCGCCDTPEIQTRVTLRQPQQWDTRQLSTVLCCFLLAEAMDMTTAKTTASFLSTVSSTSMTPILTVTTDARMEQEMVTESRTKLMTTNITITTTNETSFNATKLPELELEGSEMGMVLVPFGIITVIGLTLVVMLYIRKRKRLEKLRHQLMPMYNFDPAEEQDDLEQELLDHNLTGPNNKTLTTSQGMTQRPSRLVFTDVANGLNA; via the exons ATGCTTCAGCAGACCTCAGTCCAGAGAGAGTCAACCTGCGGCTGTTGTGACACACCTGAGATACAGACAAGAGTCACATTGAGACAACCACAGCAGTGGGACACAAGACAACTCTCCACAGTGCTTTGTTGTTTCCTCTTAGCTGAAGCCATGGATATGACTACGGCCAAGACCACCGCAAGCtttctctccactgtctccaGCACCTCCATGACCCCCATTCTCACTGTTACAACGGACGCCAGGATGGAACAGGAGATGGTCACAGAGTCCAGGACAAAACTCATGACCACTAACATTACTATAACAACAACCAAcgagacaagcttcaatgccaccAAGCTGCCAGAGTTGGAGCTCGAGGGCTCTGAGATGGGCATGGTGTTGGTGCCCTTTGGCATCATCACTGTAATTGGCCTGACATTGGTCGTG ATGCTGTATATCAGGAAACGAAAGAG ACTGGAGAAGCTGAGGCACCAGCTGATGCCCATGTATAACTTTGATCCGGCAGAGGAACAGGATGACTTGGAACAGGAACTCCTGGACCACAACCTCACAGGACCCAATAACAAG actCTCACGACCTCCCAGGGGATGACACAGAGGCCCAGTCGCCTGGTCTTCACAGACGTAGCCAACGGTCTCAATGCATAA